GATTGCAGCGAGCTTGGTTGCCAACGGGCATGCAACGCCCAGGCCGCTGTTTGCCGGGGTTCCAGCGTCCCCCCGACGACGGATTGCAATTGCCAATGTTTTTCCACGTTTTGCAAAAACTGCGGCAGGCCGGCCCAGGCCCAGATTTCGCCTGTATCTAGGGGATCATAGCCGAGGGATTTTAATTGCGCGTAGCGGAGTCGCTGCAGGTCCAGGCGGGTGATGAGCGGCCCGCCAATCGTACGGGCGGAGGTCCACACATACCGCCCGTCGGCGATTTGCAGCCAGGGTGTGGCCTGCGCTCCGTGCTGGACGCGCATTTCCCAGCGGACGCGGGTGTCGGCCCCCGTCCCTGTTTGCCAGTATTGTCCCGAGCCGATCAGTTGCTGGTCCAGCAGGTCCACTTGCATCCGGATGGTGGCAGTTAACGCGGGGCGTAGGGATAATTCTTGTCTGGCACGTTCGAGCAGGCTAGTGGCGATTTGTTGTTGCTGTTCAGGGGGGACGGGGTTGCTTTGGGAGGTGAGATTGTTTGCCGGGGAATTATCCGCGACCAAGCGGGAGGCCAGGCCGCTAGCAGCTAGCGAAGCGGTCCGGGGGGGTTGGCTGGACGTTGGGGCGGCCAGGCTTTTGCTAGCGGAGGATGCATTTACAGAAGCCAGCCATACCTGCGTGGACTGCCATAGATCCCGTGTTTTGGCCGAAAAATCGAGGCCTAAGGGGGATTGTTCCGCGTCCTGCAGCCAAATGGCCAGCAGAATACCGCACAGAATTGCCAAACTGGGAAAGATGATCTTCATGTGCGGCATTTAACGGATTTACCAAAGATTCCCGTCATGACGGGCCGACCAACACTTACAGGAGTTGTGGATTTATGCGCGGTCGAGCCCGTGTCATGGTCCCCTTCCGCGGTTGTCGCCACCTGCCCCGGCAAGCGGAGCAATCGCGGGCAAAAAATTCCCGCTGGCCACCCCGCGCGGGCCAAATCATAAAGTCCGCGCGTCCTAGCGTCCAGTCAAATCCTTGTTTTGTCACAGTTTGGCGATTGTTTCGCCCGCAAATGTCCGGCACGAGTCCGCCGGTCAATTGCGCACGCGTCCGTAAGACCAAGACGGCGCACGGTGCGAAGGTTCTTCCCCCGCGGGAGCGACTGCTAGCACTAGACCCACATTCAGGACTCAGGGGGGAATCGCATGCAAGCGAAGTTTCGTTTTGGAGTGCTGCTGGCGGGCTTGGCCACGATGGCCACGGGCTGTCATTTGCCGCACAACGCGCCGGGTGAACACGCGCAGCGTCTCCGGCCGCTGGTAACACCGCATACCAATGTCCTGCCGCCGGCCCAAATGCTGATGCATCCCGGCCCCGGCGTGGATGGCCCCGGCCCGGGGGTCTTTATGACGGGGAGTCCCACCGATGGCGGAGGGGCAGGTTGCAATGGCCAGGGGGCCAGCTCGCAAATCGGGTTTGTGGGGATGGACGGTATGAAAGTGACCTGGGATGTCACCACGCCAGGGGCATTTGATTCCGCCCCGCTGATTTTTCCGGGACGTTACAACTTTGGCCAGGGGGCCATCTATCGGCTCAAGCTGACCGATATTCCGGGCAACGCCGGGGTAGAGTTATACCCCACCTTGGAAGTCGCGCCGACCACTCCCCGGACCGAGGCGTTCCTCGCGCATAACTACATTCCGTTCCAGTTGACCAACGAGGACTTTGCCCAGGTCCTGTCCGGCAACTTTGTGACCAAGGTCATTTACCTGCCCGACGCCGAACACCAGGAATTGGCCCTGGCCGGGGTGGAAACCCTGGTCAGCACGCGGCTGGACCCTGGTCTGGACCCGATCGTGGAAGCCGATCGCAAAGGCTCGATCCTGGCGATTATTCGCGTCGGTAATAAGGACCTCCAGGCCCCGGGCGGGAACGGTGCCGGTATGGTGGTTCCGCTGGGCTATGCCGCGGGTGCGGGAGCTTGCGGACCCAATGGCGATAGTTGCGGACCAAACGGCGGTAGTGGCGGTGGACTGCAGGCCTTTATGGCGGGTGTTACGGCTCCCAGTTATGGCATGCCGATCACCGGCACGCCCATTGGCTTGCCTGGTCCGGCGCACATTCCGCTGGGGCATCCCGCGGGTTTGCAGCAGCATGTCATGCGCAACCACACGCACATGCATATTCCCGGACCGACCGAAAAGCTGAAGATCAATGTCGCCCAGCGTCCCGGTCTAAGCTATCCGGCCCAGCCGCATCATGTGCGGATTATCGAATCCAACCGTGTGCCGCACATTCCGTTTGTGCAGCCCAAGGCTGACAAAACGCACATCCTGCCGGGGGAATGGCCGCCGGTCCGCACACATCATGGCGGCGCCGCCGTATGTGATGACGGCAACTGCGATCCCAGCAGCTACAGCACCAGCGCGGATTGCGAACCGGGTGCCACCGTCCCCGCCGCGCCGACCGCGGCGGATTACGACGCTGAGTAACCGTTGGAGATTTTGATGCGATTCACCAGCCGGATGCGTCTTGGTCGCGCGTCCGGCTGGCTCCCATCAACACGGGGAAAAACGATTATCTATCCTTTTTCTGTCAGCCAGATTCATGGCCGGGAAAAGGGAGTGTAATGCGACCAGCCGATCCGCGACTTGTCTATTTTTTGCGGCAACGACCATGACCGATCCAGCCATGATGATATTGAGCGGTTTATTGCGCTTCTGGCGCGGCTGCTGCTGCGCCGCCTTGCTTTTGCAGCCGGGGTTGTGGCTGCTCGCGCAAGACAACTATCCCCATTTTCAGCATGGCGGAGCCTTGCCACCCGGAGAAATCGGCCAAAAACGGCTGCTGGGGGGGGGACCGCTGCCAGGGTATTTTCAACCAGTGGAATTGATCGCTCCGGGCGGAAGCCAGGTCAGCCTGGCTATCGAGGGGCAATTTACCCAGCCGCTGGCGGCTCCGGTCAAGCTGGGCCTGTTGATTGGCTCGGTTTATCGATACAAAATCACCAACATTCCCAACCAACCGGGGCTGGAGATTTATCCCACCGTGGAATTAATTGACCGGACGTATCCTCCGCGGGGCGAGGAATTTCGCTTTCCGGTTCCCATTGAACTGACAGATGAAGAAATGTCCCTGGCGCTCGGGGGAAAATTTGTCACCCGCGTCATTTATATCGAAAACCCGCAAGCCGCGCTCCCCCAGCATTACCAGGAACAGTCCTTTTTTGAGGTGCGTCCCGGCGATGATCCGTTGGCCGTGGCGGATCGTTTGGGGCGGCCGATTGCCATTTTGCGAATTGGTGGTCGATTGCCGACCAACAGCCAAACCCCGGGCAACGATTTCTTGTTTGGCTCTCCAGCGATGCTCCTTAGCCAAGATGTGGTGCGGCAGCTTTATCCCGACCTGGCTCCGCCGCAGCTACTACCTGCGAAAAATTCCCTAACGCAGTCACTTCCCAAAATGACAACTCGGCCCGCTGCCATCCGCCTCAATAGCCCCGCCGCCGCCGTGGCGACGGATTCGCCGCCAAACAATGCGGGTACTCGTTAGCGACCACTTGATGACAATGACGGTTTAACAGCGGATTCCCTCGGCTCATCCAATAGATTTTGACAGGTACTGACCCATGCGTGTTTGTTCGATACTCCTTGCCTGTCTGACAATCGTGTCCGTGTCGGGTGGTTGCCGTTCCGGGGGGCGTAGGCCTGTCTTTCGTCCCACGACCACCGTCATGCCCAGCACGGCTGCCCTCCACGAGGCACCGCATAAAAATCCCGAGCTGGCGGGGGATCCCTCCGCCGGACAAGCGACAGAGACGTCATGGGAAATTGCCGACCAAGGAAATACGTACGCGGCAACCACCATGCCCGCCGCTCCCCACCTGAATCCGCTCCGCCCGCATCAGCCACGGAGCCAACCGCAGTTTGACGCCGCGGTGCTACCCGCCAGCGCGCAAGAGCCAGCAGCGGAAATTTCCACCCCGCCACCTGCCGCGGTTAATAACCCTAAAACACCCTATTCGCCCGATCCGGACACGATTAACCCGCCCCTCGAGTCGATTCCCTATCATACCGGCGGCACCGCCCAAATGGCCCCCGTGGGGAGTATGCTGGTGGGTAATTTTCCGCCGGGTGGAGCTAACTGCCCCACCTGCGGACCGCAGGGAAATATCTCCCCGAATAGCTGTCCCGCGGATGCAGGAGGAGTAGGCTCTTGCGACGCATTCGCCTCGTCGGCGGCCTGCCCCTTACCCCAAGGGTTATGCCAGGGTCCCTGGAAGCCGGACGGTTTGCGTTGTCCGTGGCCGGCGGATGAATATCTTTGTGACGGGGGAGACCAACTGGCGCTCGCCCGCGTGCAGAATGACTGGACGGTCCAGGGGTTGGATGCGGAGGATACCGTCGTGCATTATGACAGCGAGGATGGGCGGGTCTATGTGGAACCGAGCAACCGCGTCTGTATTTATGCCCCCCGCTTTGCGGCTGTCCGCCGGGTGGATGGGCTGTTTGCCGAAAATCAACTGGTCAAAGCAGGAGGGGTGGATCGGCCCCTGGGACCGGAACTGGTCAACGAGAAATTGTTAGCCAGCACCAAGGTGCAGCCGTTAGCGCCGGTGGAAGATCTGGGGGCGAAGCAAACCAATATCTATGAGGGGCAAAATCACGGTATTCCCCTTATTGGCGAACAAAACCCGCGCTCGTTTCAGGATCGGCTCAAGCCCGCCGCCGCGTTTGACCAGTTGATGGCGGCCCGGTTGGATGATTCACTCAAGCCGTTTCTGGCGACAAAGGCCCTAGACGCCATTGTCTGGACGGCCGACCAGGCAGTGCAGGTGGAAATTGACAATGTCAAAGCGGCGGCCGACTTGGCCACCCAGGCCCCGCAAATTGTGTTTGAGGTGTGTCCCGGCCAACCCCAAATCCGGCTGGTCAAGGCCGCTTCCACCAACTCCGCCCAGCCCGGTGAAATTGTCCAGTTCGTCCTGCGATATGAAAACGTGGGCCAGCAAACCATTGGCAATGTCACGATTATTGACAGTTTGACGACGCGGCTAGAGTATGTGCCGGAAAGTCAGCAAAGCAGCCGTGAGGCGAAGTTTTTAACCCAGGAGAATGCGGGGGAATCGCTGGTCCTGCGGTGGGAGATCGCCGAACCAATCAAACCGGGTGAAGGGGGGGTGATCGTGTTTAAGTGCAAAGTGCGGTAGAGTACAAGATGCAATTAACAATTGATAATTAAAAATTAATAATTGACAAACTCATTTTTACTTCAGCGCCGCTTGCCCCCAGCACCCCTGTACCTGGGCCCCCCTGCCCTCTACCACCCCTCATGGGCGGTTTTTAATCTGAATTGCAAATTTGACACTAGCCCCGTTGTTCAAATACAATAGTTTACTGGGATAGTGTCCAGAGACTTTTCTTGCCGCGGCCACTCCGAACGCGGCCACCATCCCGTAAAAAATCGCCCAACAGCCTAGCTGTTGACAGGCGATGGCTGGCTTTGCCGGGCGTTTTGTGCCTTCCATCGGGCGGATCCGGGGGGATTTGCTGGATTGTAGGGACTGGTGGCGAATTTGCCCTAAACCAACCTCCGGTTTTAGCTGTAGTGAGTGTAGTGCCGGTGCCGGTCAAAAACTTTGTAAGTTTTGACCTGCCATTAATTTCAGACGAGCCGCGATTGGCTATTTGCCAGTTGTCGCGGTCATAACAGAGCGCGGACCAAGTGGAGGAGCGTGGCAATGGCCAAGGGTGAAGCATTTTGGGGAATTGATATTGGGCAAAGCGCGCTCAAGGCGCTCAAATGCCGCGCGGCGGATTCCCCCGATAAAATCGAGGCGGAGGCGTTTGATTTTATTGAATATCCAAAAATTCTCAGTCAACCCGACGCCGATCCGGTGGAGTTGATCAAGGACGCCCTGGAGGAATTTTTAAAGCGCAACCAGGTAAAAGGGACACGGGTGGCGATTTCCGTTCCGGGGGACCGGGGTCTGCCCCGCTTTGTCAAACTGCCTCCCGTCGAATCCAGCAAAATTCCCGATCTGGTCAAGTTTGAGGCCCGCCAGCAAATTCCCTTCCCGCTGGAAGACGTGGTGTGGGATTTTCAGCAAATGCCCGGCGGGACCGAGGAAGACGGCTTTTCCATGGAGACCGAAGTGGGCCTGTTTGCCATGAAACGGGACCAGGTCTTTCGTTCGTTGCGGCCATTTACCAACGCCGGCATCGAAGTCGATATCGTGCAGTTGACGCCGATTTCGCTCTTTAACTATGTGGTCTTTGACCAGATGCAGGATTTGCCCCCGCCGGAAAACTTCAACCCGGAGGATCCCCCCGAATCGCTGATCGTCATGTCGCTGGGGACCGACACCAGCGACTTGGTCGTGACCAACGGTTATCGCGTCTGGCAGCGCAGCATCCCCATTGGCGGCAACCACTTTACCAAGGCGATCACCAAAGATCTGAAAGTGACCTTTTCCAAGGCGGAACACCTCAAACGCAACGCCATGAAGGCGGAAGACCCCCGCGCCATCTTTCAGGCCATGCGGCCCGTCTTTAACGAACTGGTCACCGAAGTCCAACGCTCCCTCAACTTTTTTAACAGCATCAATCGGACCGCCAAACTAGGCAAAATATTGGCCCTGGGCAACACCATGAAGTTGCGCGGCCTCCAAAAGTACCTGGCCCAAAACCTGGGCATGGATGTGGAGACGGTGGAGGATTTTCGCGGCTTGACCGGCAGCGGCGTGGTCAAGTCTCCCGCCTTTCAAGAAAACCTGGCCTCCTTTGGCGTGTCGTATGGGCTGTGTATTCAGGGGCTAAATCGCGGCGTGTTGTCGACCAACCTGCTCCCCGGCGAGATCCTGCAGGCCCGCGAAATCCGGGCCAAAAAACCGTGGGCGGTGGCCGCGGCGGCCTTGCTGCTCGTTGGTTGCGGATTTAGTTATGCCGGGGCGTGGAGGATGTACAAGACCGCGGACTTGGCACCTTATCAACAAGTTTTTGGCCAGGTCAAAGACGTCGCCCAAAAGTCCAAGACCGAACTGGAAGAATTTACCGCCCTCCAAGAGAGCTACAAAACGGTCGATAACCTGGGTCAAAGCATGGCGCAAATCGCCGAACGCCAAATGCTTTGGCCGGTGCTGGTGCATGCCGTACAGCAGTGCCTGCCCCAAGCTGGCAAAACCCCCGAGGAGATCATTGCCCAATCTCCCGAGGTGGGGAAGCGCGATGTGATCTCGATTGGCTCGGTCGATTGTGAAATGGTGCCCGACCTGGCCGTGTGGTTTACCGGAGTCAAAAGCAAGTACGAAAGCCAACATCCCAATTTAAAGAAGACCACCGCGCCCGCCGCCGATGCGGCTCAGGCTGAAGCGGTTCCCCCGGCGGATGCCAGCGCCGCGGCTCCCCCCGCCGATCCCAACGCTCCCCCTCCCGCCGATGCCAGCGCCGAAGCCCCCGCCTACGGGCCGAAGGGCAAAGGCTATGTCATCGAACTGCGCGGGCACCACTATCACAATAACGACTCCTCGGCGGATAGCGGCGTGCAGTATTTGCAAAAAACGTTTATCCGCAACCTGGAAAACAAGAAAATCAAAATCAAAAATCTAGATGGCAAGGAAGAAACCGTCACCCTCAAGGAACTGGGAGTCGATTTTCCGGTCATTTACGACCAGACCTCGATTGAAAGCGTGATGATTCCAAATCCCTACGCGGCCAGTGTCAACGCCACCTCCGCGGTTGTGCCCAAGCCCCCCGGCGCGGCTCCCATGACTCCCGGCAATGCGGCGCAACCAATGCCCCCGATGGCAACCGCGGCGGAAATTATCCCCGAGATTCCCGCTAAGAAGTTTTCCTTTGTGCTGCAATTTGCCTGGACGCCCCAGACCGAGACACAGCGGGCGGCGGAACGCGTCCGCGTGGAAAAGGAAAGAATAGCCAAGGAAGAGCAGGAAAAAGCGGCCGCCGCTAACAACGCCAGCACTGAGGAAACCAACTAGGGGTGGGTTTTTGACCCCTCTGTTTTGCCAGTTGCTGCCCTTGGTCTTTACCCCGCTACTATAGGATTCAACCAGCATTTTGTGGAAAGAATGTCATGACAAAAATTGAGCAGATCAAAGATTTTTTGGATAAGTATTTGTTTTGGATCCTCAGCGGCATTGTGGTGCTGGCGGGGTTGTTTTCTTGGTATTGGGGGGGAGGCCACCTCAATCAAAAATACGCCCAGGCCGTGGAAGAAATCAAAAAGAATAAACAAGAGGTGACGCAAATCACTAGCCAGGGGATCGACGGCAAGCATCCCAATGATGATATGGCCAGCAAGCTGACCAACTTGATCAAACAGAACCGCGAACAAACCCTCAAAGCCTGGAAACAACTGTATGATCGCCAATATCGCGATATTTTTGTTTGGCCCGCCAAACTGAGCGAGGAATTTCACGCATTTATTAAGGACAATTCCCCCGCGGATGAAATCGAATTTAACCTTCGGGTCGAATATCAAAACTTTATCCCCAATGAGTTTAAGCGGATCGTGGAGGATGTCTTTCGCGCCCAGTGGCCCCAGGAGGACGAAACATCCGGAGGCAGCCCCTTGATTCGTCGCGGACCGGGAGCCGGCCGCGAGGGAGGCGTCCTCCGCTCTCCATCCGCCCAGGCCGCCTCGGCCCTCCCCACCGTTCCCGACAAACTCATCTGGGTCGGCCTGGAGGAAATTAGCCAACGCTATAAATGGAGCGAAGTCCCCACCTCCACCCAAGTTCGCCTGGCCCAAGAGGACATGTGGGTGTATCAGCTATTTGGCCAGATCATCAGTCAGGTCAACACTAACGAACAAGGGGTACCGTACGAGCCGTACCTGCGTCCGTTACGGGCTATATTGGAACTTTCGATTGAATGGTACGCGGCGGAGGAAATGCCGAACGGCACGGGCGAAAAGCGGTTTTTGCAGGCGGAAGCGGCGGCCCCCAGCGGAGCCGAAGCCGCCCCCGCGGAAGGTGTGACCGATCCCAACGCCCCGCTGACCCGTCCCGCGCGGGAAAATGCGGTGGCCGCCAGTAGCAGTCGGGGAGCGCGGCGGGGATTTCCCTCGCGCGATGCGGTTGCTCCCTCGAGTGATGCCCCGGAAGCCGCTGCGCCAGCCACGGGGGGCGCGGCCATTGATACGGAGTTGCTGAATTGGCGGTATGTGGACAATGACAGCCGTCCGCTGATGGCCGCGGACTTGACATCACCGGAAAAATCCAAAGGGTTGTATCGCTTGATGCCATTCACGTTGCGAGTGCAAACAGTTCCCGCGGGATTTGTCAAACTGTTGCAAGCTTGCAAGGATGCGCCGCTACCGGTGGAAATCCGCCAAATTCGAATCAACCACCAACTTAAGGATGAATTTTTTGCCGGAGCCACTGGAGTGAGTGGCTTTAGCTCTGGTGGGGGGACCGAAGAAATACCGGCAATGCAGCCGGGTGAAATTATTGTGGAATTGCGAGGGGTGTTGTACTTGTTTCAACCCTTTGACGAAAAGCTGGTCCCCGCCGTCGGTGCCGGGGATGCTCCGGCGAATGACGCCGCCACTGAAACCCCCATGAATGAAACCACTCCCGCGGATAATGCCCCCGCGCCCGAGAATCCGGATAACCCGCCGATGACCGATCCCGCGGCACCGGCAGACGCTGTACCGCCGGCTGACGCTGCACCACCGGCTGATGCCGCGGCACCCATGGATAACGCGGTACCACCGGCTGACGCGGCGGCACCCAGGGATAATGCCACACCTCCTGATCCAGCGCCGGCTCCACCCCTGGATGCGGTCCCGCCAGCGGACGCTCCGGCTGAGTCGGGCATGTAATTGAGATAGGCATCAAGGGGGGATAGTCATTAATCGTGGGAATAAAGCCAGATGGCGGTAACGGGGCCTATTTACGAAAGAACCGGTTTTGTAGGGCGGGGTGCGGTTGGATTTGGCTGGACGGAAAAAATATGATTGCGTGACACACCGCAAAATTTTAGGATAAAGTTTATCTACCGGGAGATGATGCCTTTATCGTCCGGTGGAGTGTAAGGCTTGATGAATCAGCGAAATCGCGGAACAGTGGGGGGCGGGTGAATCGGGCGGATGTTGGTTTTCTTTGTGCATAGTTACGGAAATCTTTCTTGAGGAACAGTGAATCCCATGGCCAAAAAAGCAAAATCCGCGGGTATCATGGATTTGGTCAAGCAACACGTCGAAAAAGGTGTTTTTGCCCTGGTCGTGGTGGCGTTGCTGCTGTTTATTTGGTCCTCGTTTCGCAAGGGATTAGAGCCCGAATTGGCCGTGGCCGAAATTGATAAACTTTCCAAGGAAGCGGACGAGTACATTACCGTTACCAAGACGCTCCCTCCCAGCTTGACCGTCAAGGTGGAGCAATATCCCGACCAGGCGCAAAAAGTTTTTGCGGACGGGGGGTTGCGGGATGTCCTTGAGCCTACGGCCTGGAATCCGCTCGTTGTTACTGAAATCCAGAAACGCAGCCAGCCCATGTTGTTCCCTATTGAGGAACTCTACGCGCATACAGTGATCATGAATGTTTCGTTGAATGATCAAAAAGCCCTGGAAGAAGCGGAAATTGCCAAATTGGAAAAAGACAAACAAGAGGCCGCTCGCAAGGCAAAGGAAGAAGAACGCCGCCAACGCGAGGAAGCCCGTCGGGCCGCTGCCGCCGCCAGGACTGGTGGCGGTATCCAGGCGGGTGGTGGTCCCCGAAATCCTGGGGCGTTGTTTCCACCCGGTACCGGTGGGGCCAAAGGGAGCGAAAAGAGCGGCGATAAGGGTGTTGGTGGCATCATCCCTGGCGCTGTCGAGGAAGAATCCGTCGATCATCCCTCCATGGTTCGGGGGGTCACGGGCGTGCGCTCGGTCTCGCAACATGCCGCGGTCGTGACGGGACTTATGCCCTATAAAAAACTCTATTCAGAATACCGCCGTAACCTCACCGAAAACAAAGAGGTCCTGGCGGACCGCCAACCCATCTTGGATGAACCCTTGATTGTCAGTTATGCCGTGGAACGGGCCGAAGTGGTCAATCCCGCCGAACCGCTGGATAAACTCGCCTGGCAGGACATCACCAAAACTAGCGAGCAATGGTTCCTCGACAATCGCTTTCACCTGGAAAAACAAGAAGAGGTGGTGCCACAGCCCTTTATCGCCGACCGGACCGCCATTGTGGGCAAGGCACGTCCCATGGCCGCGCCGGTCGCGGGGGCTCTGCCCGCACCCCCCGCTTCCCAAAGTTTGACGTACTTTCTGCCCAAATTGACTGATCGGCTGTGGCGGCGCGACGCCACCCATCCCCGCGTGCCGCTGGTGACGGATTTACCCCCTGATGAGCAGGCCCTGGAACAAGCGGGAGACGTGTTTGCCGGTGAAGAATCGCAAAACATTATCGTCAATGAATCCACCGAGGAACCCGTGGATGCGGCCCTGGTCGATGATCCCTCGGTGGAAATCCCCGAATACAAACTCTTTCGATTTATGGATGTCACTATCGAGCCGGGCAAGGCGTATCGCTATCGCGTGACGCTGACGTTTTATAACCCCAACTACGGCGTCGATCCAAAATATCTAAAGGAAGCCGACAAAAACAAATTCCCCGAAATCAAGGGTTCGCCCAGCGAACCCAGCAACTTAGTGACGGCCAAACCCGCCAGCCGAATCTATGCCGAGGAAGTTCGCGTCTCAAACCGCCCCACGGAACGTTCCAACGCCAAAATCTGGCATTGGGCCATCGATCCTTCCCGCGGCATGGCGCTCATGAAGGACTACTCCGGGGTGGAGGTTGGCGATTTATTGGAAAATGTTGCCACCTTTAAGAACAATATTGTGAATTATCTGGTCGGCGGCACCCAAGAAATCACCAACTTTCTTTTTCACACCGGGGATGGGTTTTTGGTCGATATTCGCGGCGGCGATAAGCACCCGACGCTGGGCACAACCTCTTCGGGGGAAGTGATTTATCAGGAAAATGGGCAGTTACGGACCAGCCATGCCCTGCGTGACAAAGTCCGCGCCGAGCAATGGAAAAAACTGCATATCATTGATGAAAGCCAGCAAGGCTCTCCCTATGGCAGTGGCGTGCCTGGATTTAGCGTCCCCGGTCTGGGCCGTCCGGGCGAAATCATGCGGCCTGGATCGCGATAAACCCAACTCCAGGCCTGGATGCCGCCAGCTAGAAAACGCCTTGCGGAAAATGACTTTGATTATCCGCAAGGGTTCATCAACCAAAGCCCCCCGAACCAGCAAGAACCAGTTTTTGTCGCTGTTGAGGGGGCGATGAGTCGCTTTTTCCGCGGTACTTCCGCCCCTAGGAGGACAACCGTCGGTTTGCTAGAATAAGGCGTATCACGCCCCAGGTTATCCCTAGGGTTAAGCGGACCCGAATTGCACGGTTGTTATTGTGGCTCAGGAAGAGGAGCGTTGGCGACGCCCTTTTTTCTGCTAGTCACGGGTTTTGGTCGTTACCTGTCATGTCAACGCCTGACGGGTCATGTGGAACATCTCGGCAATGGATTATTTTGTATAAACAAAGTTACCAACCGGGGCGTTAAAGTGAATTACCCGGGCGTGAATTAGTAAAACAGACAGGGGATTTACGAAATTCCTTGGGTATTTTAAAAGTGTAATCAGGTGTATGATATAGGCAATTTTAGGGGTAGTTATGTTTTATGGGTATGTATGTTTATTGGGTATATAAGTAAGTAATTCCGTATTACTTGATACGTGTTTTACGGTTATTTGGTAAGTGTTTTTTTATGAGAGCTCGTAGCTCAGTCGGTAGAGCAACGGACTTTTAATCCGTGGGTCGTGGGTTCAAGTCCCGCCGGGCTCAGTCGGTCGTGAACGTTGACAAGCGTTCATACGTTTGGGATTAAGAGAGAGGTACTCGGTGTGGCTGTTCTCAGGTACGGCCGCTCCCCGCGTCCCCCACTCGAAGCCCCGGCCGGAATTCCTAACCGGCCGGGCATATTTCACGACCCTTGGTCCGGCATGCGCCGGGCCAAGGGTTTTTGTTTGGTCAGACGTTTATGGTCGTGAAATCGCCTGAAAAGTGATTGACAGGCGTTCACACGTTTGGGATTAAGAGAGTGGATGAAGGCTGTGCTGTTCTCATGTGTGGCATTGCCCGCCTCCCCCCTCGAAGCCCCGGCCGGAATTCCTAACCGGCCGGGCATATTTCACGACCCCGGATTGGCCCTGCGCCACTCCGGGGTTTTTTATTTAAGGGTTAGTTTATGAATGAAAAGCCCAACAGAACGCCCACGAGCGAGGTCCGCGCTGTACTGCACTTTGGGATTCGCAACGGCTCCCCTGGCTCGGTGCATGTGTTACTGCCGGCAATTCCCCAAGTTAGCTCGATCTTCAATGTGGAAGATAATGGCCATAATTCACGTTGGATTGTTAAATCCGTGGAATATGAACTATTTCAGTTATCGGTGGGCGTCGTCAATAACAAACGCACCGCTTCTGCACGGTTGAGCATTGATTTGATCCCCCTGAAAAGGCGCAGGCGGGTTACGAGTAAAGATTTGCCCTGAC
The nucleotide sequence above comes from Pirellulales bacterium. Encoded proteins:
- the pilM gene encoding type IV pilus assembly protein PilM, whose amino-acid sequence is MAKGEAFWGIDIGQSALKALKCRAADSPDKIEAEAFDFIEYPKILSQPDADPVELIKDALEEFLKRNQVKGTRVAISVPGDRGLPRFVKLPPVESSKIPDLVKFEARQQIPFPLEDVVWDFQQMPGGTEEDGFSMETEVGLFAMKRDQVFRSLRPFTNAGIEVDIVQLTPISLFNYVVFDQMQDLPPPENFNPEDPPESLIVMSLGTDTSDLVVTNGYRVWQRSIPIGGNHFTKAITKDLKVTFSKAEHLKRNAMKAEDPRAIFQAMRPVFNELVTEVQRSLNFFNSINRTAKLGKILALGNTMKLRGLQKYLAQNLGMDVETVEDFRGLTGSGVVKSPAFQENLASFGVSYGLCIQGLNRGVLSTNLLPGEILQAREIRAKKPWAVAAAALLLVGCGFSYAGAWRMYKTADLAPYQQVFGQVKDVAQKSKTELEEFTALQESYKTVDNLGQSMAQIAERQMLWPVLVHAVQQCLPQAGKTPEEIIAQSPEVGKRDVISIGSVDCEMVPDLAVWFTGVKSKYESQHPNLKKTTAPAADAAQAEAVPPADASAAAPPADPNAPPPADASAEAPAYGPKGKGYVIELRGHHYHNNDSSADSGVQYLQKTFIRNLENKKIKIKNLDGKEETVTLKELGVDFPVIYDQTSIESVMIPNPYAASVNATSAVVPKPPGAAPMTPGNAAQPMPPMATAAEIIPEIPAKKFSFVLQFAWTPQTETQRAAERVRVEKERIAKEEQEKAAAANNASTEETN